A window from Candidatus Binataceae bacterium encodes these proteins:
- a CDS encoding chlorite dismutase family protein, which yields MKAADSPSGPKTLAEVPGAPLTLEGFGILHQMFRLRRRPWRAMPESQRRQMVDDAVKTFTAMASREDGESAFFAELGHKGDLLVIHFRRSFDELNAAQIAVGGLHLSDYLEPTTSYVSVIEIGLYEATVARHARLAEENIRPR from the coding sequence ATGAAGGCCGCCGACTCCCCGTCCGGGCCAAAGACACTTGCGGAGGTTCCCGGGGCACCGCTCACGCTTGAGGGCTTTGGCATCCTGCACCAGATGTTCCGCCTGCGCCGCCGGCCCTGGCGTGCGATGCCAGAATCGCAGCGCCGCCAAATGGTTGACGACGCGGTCAAAACCTTCACCGCGATGGCGTCGCGCGAGGACGGCGAAAGCGCGTTCTTCGCGGAGTTGGGACACAAGGGCGACCTGCTCGTCATTCACTTCCGTCGCAGCTTCGATGAGCTGAATGCGGCACAGATAGCGGTCGGTGGGCTGCACCTGAGCGACTATCTCGAACCCACGACCTCGTATGTTTCGGTGATCGAAATCGGGCTGTACGAGGCGACCGTCGCGCGTCATGCCCGGCTGGCCGAGGAAAACATCCGACCGCGC